A window of the Candidatus Cetobacterium colombiensis genome harbors these coding sequences:
- a CDS encoding replication initiation protein: protein MGKIGFNKQLNRLPIYFEKEIFVNAFGWLLKKFNKWNKGLEIKERVITIKKREIWEASTTRPYTKEEFQEFIRGLTVSKRYEIDKEKGYGISGSIFVTQEIDEETLKIEIPSLFIPFLFYKHDIHIIDKAKKKEPLTVKELDYWDNELKHKKQEILLLEDAELKGISGKYAKRLYMLLKQFESTGYFVMEIEQFRDVLEVPKAYTIGDVNKFITKKAKAELEKKKIYKFPEELKGKGRRKIEKIEIYFAIYEDVPKKKKLDLTLEEEMEAREILQNQGIGYEILNEQKKKSPSIYIKTLKSVLKK, encoded by the coding sequence ATGGGGAAAATAGGATTTAATAAGCAATTAAATAGACTACCAATATATTTTGAAAAAGAGATTTTTGTAAATGCTTTTGGGTGGCTATTGAAAAAGTTTAACAAATGGAATAAGGGACTAGAAATAAAAGAGAGAGTTATAACAATAAAAAAGCGTGAAATATGGGAAGCATCTACAACTAGACCATACACCAAAGAAGAATTTCAAGAGTTTATTCGTGGATTAACAGTTTCTAAAAGATATGAGATTGATAAAGAAAAAGGCTATGGGATATCTGGAAGTATATTTGTAACCCAAGAGATAGATGAAGAAACTTTGAAGATAGAGATACCATCACTGTTTATTCCATTTCTTTTCTACAAACACGATATTCACATAATAGATAAAGCTAAGAAAAAAGAGCCACTAACAGTTAAAGAGTTAGATTATTGGGACAATGAACTAAAACATAAAAAACAAGAGATACTACTGCTTGAAGATGCAGAATTAAAGGGTATAAGTGGAAAATATGCTAAAAGGTTGTATATGTTATTGAAGCAGTTTGAAAGCACAGGTTATTTTGTTATGGAGATAGAACAATTTAGAGATGTTTTAGAAGTTCCAAAAGCTTATACAATTGGAGATGTTAATAAGTTTATTACTAAAAAAGCTAAAGCTGAATTAGAGAAGAAAAAAATATATAAGTTTCCTGAAGAACTGAAAGGAAAAGGGCGTAGAAAAATCGAAAAGATAGAGATTTATTTTGCTATCTATGAAGACGTACCTAAAAAGAAAAAATTAGATCTAACTTTAGAAGAAGAGATGGAAGCTAGAGAGATACTTCAAAATCAAGGTATTGGATATGAAATCCTAAATGAGCAAAAGAAAAAATCACCAAGCATTTATATAAAGACTTTAAAATCAGTATTGAAGAAATAA
- a CDS encoding ParA family protein codes for MAKIISLLNFKGGVGKTTSTHSIGSALSTFEKKVLLVDMDPQGTLTFFSMEDSPNLSVWEVLAEKKDIENCVEKLEEFDLLPSTIELTLAELELNSSYNKEFRLKKAIDKIKDKYDFILIDCPPSLSIFTLNALATSTDLIIPCECELASMEGLNLLLKVLKSPIKHLNPELNLLGILPTKLDGRKKISGEVHEMLLNTHSKVLPAIRINSKLSEIGIEKISIFKADKSSNGAKDYLNVAKVILNDSK; via the coding sequence ATGGCAAAAATTATTAGTTTACTTAATTTTAAAGGGGGAGTTGGAAAAACAACATCAACACATTCTATAGGATCAGCACTTTCTACTTTTGAAAAAAAAGTTCTTTTAGTCGATATGGATCCACAAGGGACTTTAACTTTTTTTTCTATGGAAGATTCTCCTAACTTATCAGTTTGGGAAGTTTTAGCAGAAAAAAAAGATATAGAAAATTGTGTAGAGAAGTTAGAAGAATTTGACTTGTTACCAAGTACGATAGAATTAACATTAGCAGAATTAGAGTTAAATTCATCTTATAATAAAGAATTTAGATTAAAGAAAGCTATCGATAAAATAAAGGATAAATATGATTTTATATTAATTGATTGTCCACCAAGTCTTTCTATATTTACTTTAAACGCATTAGCAACATCAACAGATTTAATTATTCCTTGTGAATGTGAATTAGCATCCATGGAGGGATTGAATCTATTATTGAAAGTTTTAAAGTCACCTATTAAACATTTAAATCCAGAGTTAAATTTATTGGGAATATTACCAACTAAGTTAGATGGAAGAAAGAAAATATCTGGTGAAGTACATGAAATGCTTTTAAATACTCATTCAAAAGTACTTCCGGCTATAAGAATAAATAGTAAATTAAGTGAGATAGGAATAGAGAAAATTTCTATTTTTAAAGCAGATAAATCTTCAAATGGAGCAAAAGACTATTTAAATGTAGCTAAGGTGATATTAAATGACAGTAAATAG
- a CDS encoding MobA/MobL family protein yields the protein MANYHLNISYGKVGKGGPHIDYILGENKYANKEKEIKYTNHNLPNWCKSPKDFWVAGDEKERINGTVYKEIRISLPNELNEDKNIELLNEFLDTILEGKYHYSVSIHSKESSYKNEILNTHAHIMFSPRELDGIERNKDIFFKRANAKSPELGGCKKNTEWNNIEKLLEIRKIWEDLQNKYLENANINERVSCETLEKQREIALEKGDYLLAESLDRNPIHINGALLKKPEEKLSEDHRNKLESFKLNREIKELKDEILKLERLEAEKSLKKDVIKEIDLELNSFNDSKYQDILDTHEKLEGINIQILKVEYELLSSFNMEKNRLDSLNLLLKNLNNDKLNLEKYLDQFEETIQENEFKVYAEEKLKNSFNTMFNIFNQSNYEIKKAEKILKNIPKQLENLETTSLNILTKGEYSKLKRQLDSNELNLMFHRAYCNNFRFGDEKELNFCKKEIQILNESNKVILSQIEKIKSDYSTPEMKNKKIRIEKSIEAKLLKEKELQESILLDKKIIALILRKKLIKVDDGVFEYYLSKVKSERLKSSLRESKSSEIYNYFKDMKFEYIERLALNSLSKGRYFKAMKEYEVLDEKRIELQIEKNSYSTLSKKLLHLGSLSRVNRELKSVNNSLLKLEKEFKDIQRSIGDEKLHKEISRINNLRDSISYRYHKQRNIFREKSELNEFFIKETKSLKRELDLEKDISNRFTKASLKSNYINLRGKILGNYLVDFEIEKKKRKSFSMDF from the coding sequence ATGGCAAATTATCATTTGAATATATCTTATGGTAAAGTTGGAAAAGGTGGACCACATATTGACTATATTTTAGGAGAAAATAAATATGCTAATAAAGAAAAAGAGATTAAATATACTAATCACAATTTGCCTAATTGGTGCAAATCTCCTAAAGATTTTTGGGTAGCTGGTGATGAGAAAGAAAGAATTAATGGTACAGTGTATAAAGAGATTAGAATATCTCTTCCTAATGAACTAAATGAAGATAAGAATATTGAGCTTCTAAATGAGTTTCTAGATACCATTTTAGAGGGGAAGTATCACTATTCTGTATCTATTCATAGTAAAGAAAGTTCATATAAAAATGAGATTTTAAATACTCATGCTCATATAATGTTTTCCCCAAGAGAACTTGATGGAATTGAGCGAAATAAAGATATTTTTTTTAAAAGAGCAAATGCTAAATCTCCAGAACTTGGAGGATGTAAGAAAAATACAGAGTGGAATAATATCGAAAAGTTATTAGAGATAAGAAAAATATGGGAAGATTTGCAAAATAAATATTTAGAAAATGCCAATATTAATGAGAGAGTTTCATGTGAAACTTTAGAAAAACAAAGAGAGATTGCTCTAGAAAAAGGAGATTATCTTTTAGCTGAATCTTTAGATAGAAATCCTATTCATATTAATGGAGCCTTATTAAAAAAACCTGAAGAGAAATTGAGTGAAGATCACAGAAATAAGCTTGAATCTTTTAAGTTAAATAGAGAGATAAAAGAGTTAAAAGATGAAATTCTAAAATTAGAAAGATTAGAAGCTGAAAAATCTTTGAAAAAAGATGTAATTAAAGAGATTGATTTAGAGTTAAATAGTTTTAATGATAGTAAATACCAAGATATTTTAGACACTCATGAGAAATTAGAAGGAATAAATATACAAATCTTAAAAGTTGAATATGAGCTTTTAAGCAGCTTTAACATGGAAAAAAATAGATTAGATTCTTTAAATCTATTATTGAAGAATTTAAACAATGATAAACTTAATTTAGAAAAGTATTTGGATCAATTTGAAGAAACAATACAAGAGAATGAATTTAAAGTTTATGCAGAAGAAAAATTAAAAAATAGTTTCAATACTATGTTTAATATATTTAATCAAAGTAACTATGAAATAAAAAAAGCTGAAAAAATATTAAAAAATATTCCAAAACAACTAGAAAATTTAGAAACTACAAGTTTAAATATTCTGACTAAAGGTGAGTATTCTAAGTTAAAAAGACAATTGGATTCTAATGAATTAAATCTAATGTTTCATAGAGCTTATTGTAATAACTTTAGATTTGGTGATGAAAAAGAGTTAAATTTCTGTAAAAAAGAGATTCAAATATTAAACGAATCCAATAAAGTTATTTTATCTCAAATTGAAAAAATAAAAAGCGATTATTCCACTCCTGAAATGAAAAATAAAAAGATTAGAATTGAAAAAAGTATAGAGGCAAAATTGTTGAAAGAAAAAGAGTTACAAGAATCTATCCTATTAGACAAAAAAATAATAGCTCTAATTCTTCGTAAAAAGCTCATTAAGGTAGATGACGGCGTTTTTGAGTACTATTTATCAAAAGTTAAATCAGAACGCCTTAAATCAAGTTTAAGAGAGTCGAAGTCATCTGAGATTTATAATTATTTTAAAGATATGAAATTTGAATATATTGAAAGATTAGCTTTAAACAGTTTAAGTAAGGGAAGATACTTTAAAGCTATGAAAGAATATGAAGTTTTAGATGAGAAAAGAATTGAGTTACAAATAGAAAAAAATTCATATTCAACTTTATCTAAAAAATTATTGCATTTAGGATCTTTATCTAGAGTAAATAGAGAACTTAAAAGTGTTAATAACTCTCTTTTAAAATTAGAAAAAGAGTTTAAAGATATTCAAAGATCAATTGGAGATGAAAAACTTCATAAAGAGATATCTAGAATTAATAATTTAAGAGATAGTATTAGTTATAGATATCATAAACAGAGAAATATATTTAGAGAGAAATCTGAACTTAACGAATTTTTTATCAAAGAGACAAAAAGCTTAAAAAGAGAATTAGATCTTGAAAAAGATATATCCAATAGATTTACTAAAGCATCTTTAAAATCAAACTATATTAATTTAAGAGGAAAAATTTTAGGTAACTATTTAGTTGATTTTGAAATAGAGAAAAAGAAAAGAAAAAGTTTTAGTATGGATTTTTAA
- a CDS encoding HEPN domain-containing protein — translation MKPTKDYEIMLFKAERDFQSGKILYENELEESAIYHYQQAGEKALKAFLIFHKNKVPKTHDLTSILDNCINIDLDFEVLYDACEKLTPYATIFRYMDTGYGLVPTHDILEEAKTEALEILNFVKNKIIKILD, via the coding sequence ATGAAGCCAACTAAAGATTATGAAATAATGCTGTTTAAAGCTGAGCGAGATTTTCAATCAGGAAAAATTTTATATGAAAATGAACTTGAAGAATCAGCAATATATCATTATCAACAGGCTGGTGAAAAGGCATTAAAAGCTTTTTTAATTTTTCATAAAAATAAAGTTCCTAAAACTCATGATTTAACAAGTATTTTAGATAATTGCATAAATATAGATTTAGATTTTGAAGTATTATATGATGCTTGTGAAAAATTAACACCATATGCTACAATATTTAGATATATGGATACTGGATATGGTTTAGTTCCTACACATGATATATTGGAAGAAGCAAAAACTGAAGCATTAGAAATATTAAATTTTGTTAAAAATAAAATTATTAAAATTTTAGATTAG
- a CDS encoding nucleotidyltransferase domain-containing protein: MINLKQIEQVKERLVKEFHPKKIYIFGSYAWGIPNEDSDLDIMVILEKCDNKILEMRKGLKALRGIGFPKDLIVENELEFLDNAKKNHLIENEILNKGYLLYEAN, translated from the coding sequence ATGATTAATTTAAAGCAAATAGAGCAAGTTAAAGAAAGATTAGTTAAAGAATTTCATCCAAAAAAAATATATATATTTGGATCATATGCTTGGGGCATCCCTAATGAAGATAGCGATTTAGATATAATGGTTATTTTAGAAAAATGTGATAATAAAATATTAGAAATGAGAAAAGGATTAAAAGCTTTAAGAGGAATTGGATTTCCAAAAGATTTAATTGTAGAGAATGAATTAGAATTTTTAGATAATGCTAAAAAAAATCATTTGATAGAAAATGAAATTTTGAATAAGGGGTACTTATTATATGAAGCCAACTAA
- the relB gene encoding type II toxin-antitoxin system RelB family antitoxin produces MSVISVRLNDDEETLLKKVANFEGMGLSSYIKKIVFERLEEEYDLKLAENTYKAHIESNQKTYSFESVVKELGMDL; encoded by the coding sequence ATGTCTGTTATATCTGTTAGATTAAATGATGATGAAGAAACATTATTAAAAAAAGTTGCTAATTTTGAGGGAATGGGTCTTTCAAGCTATATAAAAAAAATTGTATTTGAGAGATTAGAGGAAGAATATGATTTAAAACTTGCTGAGAACACATATAAAGCTCATATAGAATCTAATCAAAAAACATACTCTTTTGAAAGTGTAGTAAAGGAATTAGGAATGGATCTATGA
- a CDS encoding YdbC family protein, with protein MAEIKFEIIENLGTIGEGAKGWKKEVNLISWNSRKPKIDIRDWDEDHEKMGKGITLSKGELIALKEILNSIDIENLDM; from the coding sequence GTGGCAGAAATAAAATTTGAGATTATTGAAAATTTAGGAACAATTGGAGAAGGTGCTAAGGGATGGAAAAAAGAAGTTAATCTAATTTCTTGGAATTCTAGAAAACCAAAAATAGATATTCGTGATTGGGATGAAGACCATGAGAAGATGGGAAAAGGAATAACTTTATCTAAAGGGGAATTAATAGCATTGAAAGAAATTTTAAATTCAATTGATATAGAAAACTTAGATATGTAA